The proteins below come from a single candidate division WOR-3 bacterium genomic window:
- the hslV gene encoding ATP-dependent protease subunit HslV, with amino-acid sequence MAKLIATTIIGLRRDNRCAMACDGQVTLGDTVIKEHAKKIRKLYNNKVLVGFAGGAADAFTLFERFEAKLEEYHGNLPRAVVELAKDWRADRVLRRLEAHLAIINQEHSYLVSGAGDVIEPDDGIVAIGSGGPYALAVARALLKYTDLEPKVIVEEAIRIAGSINIYTNQQIYIETLD; translated from the coding sequence GGCTTACGAAGGGACAATAGATGCGCCATGGCTTGTGATGGCCAGGTAACCTTAGGTGATACCGTGATCAAAGAGCATGCCAAAAAGATCCGTAAGCTTTATAATAATAAGGTGCTGGTTGGCTTTGCCGGTGGAGCAGCGGATGCCTTTACGCTTTTTGAGCGCTTTGAGGCGAAGCTTGAAGAATATCACGGAAATCTACCGCGGGCGGTAGTCGAATTGGCCAAGGACTGGCGAGCGGACCGGGTATTACGCCGGCTCGAGGCCCATCTGGCTATTATTAACCAGGAGCACTCTTATCTGGTCTCTGGGGCTGGTGATGTGATTGAGCCCGATGACGGCATTGTAGCGATCGGCTCAGGTGGTCCATATGCCTTGGCGGTGGCTCGAGCCCTTCTAAAGTATACCGATTTAGAGCCTAAAGTTATTGTAGAAGAGGCCATTAGAATTGCTGGTTCCATTAATATTTACACGAACCAGCAGATCTATATTGAAACCTTAGATTAA